The stretch of DNA GAATCCACTTTGTGGGTATCCCGGAATTCCGGGAGTTTTTGCTATGTCCAGGTGTGTTTCCGCACTAAAAGCAAAAAGGCTGACTAGAACTCAGTATTTTCAAGCTCCCGGAATACTTATGCGAGGGCGCTCGCAACCGGTGGGGACAATGCAATCTCAAAATCTTAATATTGATCTTCTGGTCGGCAAAAGAATTCGCTTAAGACGAAAAAGGCTAAAGATGTCTCAAACAACTTTAGGAAACGCTTTAGGAATAAGCTTCCAACAAGTTCAAAAATATGAAAAAGGCTTAAATCGTGTAAGCGCAGGGCGTTTAATGGAAATTTCTGATATCCTCAATGTTCCGATTTCCTTTTTTTATGCGGATATCATCACAAAACAACATGCCCTCTCCTCTCACGATGAAATCATCTCGAACACAGAAGAATATCTGCTGCTTAAAAGATTTAGAACGCTCACCACTGTAAAAAGGAAAGCCTTTTTACAACTCATCATGGATGAACATGCAAGCTAACATCATTCGATAGCGGCGCAAAACACGCTCTGTTCAAAGCCTCTCTCAATGTGGTTATTTTATTGCTTTCACGCAAAACACATCACCTTTCATTAAAAAAGCTGTTTTTTATTGTAAATTTTCTGAAATCACTTTACACATTAAAAGGTGTCTTGGTCGCGTACGCAACGACCAATAGGGATTCAAAAACCCGAAAACTCAAACATGAATTTATCCCACTCTGTGGGTATCCCGGGATTCCGGGAGTTTTTGCCATGTCCAGGTGCTTACCAGCACTAAAAGCAAAAAAGCTGATTTGAGTTCAGTATTTTTGACTCCCGGAATACTCATGCGAGGGCGCTCGCAACCGGCGGGAGGGTAAAATGCAAATCAACAATCTTAATATTGATCTTTTTGTCGGCAAGAAAATTCGCTTGAGACGACAAATGCTCAAAATGTCTCAAACAACTTTAGGAAACGCTTTAGGAATAAGCTTCCAACAAATTCAAAAATATGAAAAAGGCTTAAATCGTGTCAGCGCGGGACGTTTAATGGAAATTTCTGATATTTTGACTGTTCCGATTTCTTTTTTTTTATGCGGATATCATGCCAAAACGACAGCCCCACCATGATGAAACTATCTCCAGTAGAGAAGAATACCTGCTGCTTAAAAGATTTAGAACGCTCACTTCGATAAAACAAAGAGCCATTTTACAATTACTCTCTGAACCCAATGAAAGCTTTTAATATCACGTGAATACGACAGGCTCTGTTTACCCTACAGACTCTGTGCATCTGCATACATCACAAACATCCCCGCAAAGAGCAGCGCTTGAAAATTTATTGGATCAATCTGCAGGAGCACCCCATGCAATCATTTGACTTTGTCTGTTAAGCATAAGTTTTAAATACCATGAAAGATGATGGCAGTTTTTTAAATAATGTGTAAATATTGATAAATAAATACTTGCTGAGATACCGATACGTGATAGTATAACGATAGAAAAGGTTCTTGTCTTATCTTGTGCAAGAACTTTCTTAAGAAAAAACGAGTCAGAAAAAAGAAAAATGATAGAGGGGGGAATGAAGATTTTAAAATATTTATTTCTGTCACAACTTTTGTTAGTGGCTGGTTGTGCATCTCCAGGGAACTATGTATCAAATTATGTTGATGAAAATCTTGCGGCGGAGAAGAGGGTGGGGGATTTAAAAGTATACGATTTTTCTAACGATGTCAAAAGATCTTTACCAATCAATCCAACCACACTTCTCCTCTTATCAAAGTGATACAATAGACAACTTTACGCCTTTATTTATCGATCTGTTGCGGCGAACGGGATAGAATGTGATTTATACAGATCAACCCCAAAAGCAGCAAAACATGGGTGTGGGGTTGTTTTACACACGAACACCAAAGGATGATGGACATATAATTTCTGTGCTTCAGTATGATTGGTCGGGAGAACCAAATTATTATCTACGTATTTATCAGAATAAATAAACCCGCTCTTTGAAGATGGACATTCTCTCTATTTCGAACATAAAGACTTAAAATTTTTTGCAAAAGATAAAGAAATTTGCACCTCATTTTAACGGATCTAACAAGTGCTCCTACACGCTCTCTTTTTCTCAACATTTCGCATTTTTCATAAGCAATTCGTCACATATTTTAAAAAGTAGCCTCATCATAGACGCTTTTTTATTTTAAAGTTATAGATATTTATTAAGAGAAGATAACCTCTCTGGATCATTCATTCTTGTTGTTTAAAATAGCACTGTTTAAAATAGTCTGGTTCTGATCAACGTTGATGCTATTTTTATAAAGGGGCCTAAACCTCCCTTAACGGAAATGAAAAATAAGAAAGCCATGGGATTCGGCTTGTAATGATGAAAAAAAAATGTGAAAATTCTGTTTGGTAATGAGGAGGAGAAATCGATGATCAAAAGAAGTGTTCAACTGCTTATCCTAGGAATGATAGGGCTTGCAAGTTCTGTTTTAAATTCTGCTGGAAACACTGATGAACTCTCAGATTTTGAACACTCTTTCAATACAATTCAAGAATCTTCAACCCCAGAAGAACCTTTTCAGCCCTTAAAAGCTGGAGACTATGACCAAGCTTATGACTATTACATTCAAGGCTATTATTTAAAAGCTTTTCGTGAAGCCCTCCGCCGTGCTGAAAAAAATGATCCTTTTGCGCAAACGCTTCTTGCCCGAATTTATATGGAAGGATGCGCTGTTCCCGTTGACGGGGCGCGGGCTGCTTTATGGTTTGAACGTGCAGCAAAACAAGGGGAACCCCAAGCCCAACTGCGCTATGGGCTTATGCTCTTTGATGGTAATTTTGTAAAACAAAATCAAGAACTTGGTGAACAGTTTATTCGAAAATCTGTCAACGCAGGTGTTAAGGAAGCCTATTTTTATTATGGACAACTTCTTCTTTATAAAGCCTCCCAGGAAAAACAAACTCTCCCCGGCGTCTCTTCTCAAAGCCGTGAAAATGAAGCCATCGAGCAAGCTTTAAAATGGCACTTAAAAGGGGCTGCTCTTGGGGATGCAGAAGCTGCTTTTGCAGCGGCAAAAATTCTTTCCTTAGGCACTTTAAATCGACCAAAGGATGAGCGTAATGCCCGCAAACTGCTGGAAGTTGCAGCTCAAAACAACCACTTAAAAGCGCAACTTCATTTAGCACAATGGCTTATACAGGGACGCGGAGGAGAAAAAGATTTTGACCGTGCTTTTCATTTGCTGCTTCACAATGCCACCCACATGGTCGCCCCAGCACAAATTTCCCTTGCAAGACTTTATCGAGACGGTATCGGAACAAAAGGCGATACGATCATGGCAGCAGCATGGTATCTGCTTGCAAAGGAGGCAAAAATGCAAGCTCCTGATCTTGAAATAATGCTCCAAGGTATGGACAATACACAACGAGAAAAGGCGCAAAAAGAAGCCATAAAGCTCCTTCCTGTTTTTTAAAAAGCACTTAACAAACTTAAATTTTGCTTAGCACAAATTTCTCTCAAAAAGGCTTTATCAAAAGAATAAACAAAATGATACTTCAAGACACAGAAGGCAACAGGCACAAGAACACCGCCATGCTCTATACCAACAACGCCATGCTCTAGCGGCTAAAGAAGGCAAAAGCCCCTGATCTTGAAAGAATGCTCCCCCTCTATCCCTTCTTTACTTCATACCCCTGCTTTGCTTCATAAAAGTACAAGCTCACACTATCATAGGCTTTGCCAATCCTCAATATTGTAGAATCCTTTAACCCTTAAGAAAATTCATAAAACACATTTTTATTTTTATAAAAACGCTTGAGAAAAATGCTATTCTTTGCTTCAAAGAGATAAAGTTGATAGAAATTCCGGGAGTTTTTGCTCTGTCCAGGTGCTTGTCCGTACTAAAAGCAAAAAAGGCTGATTAGGTTTCAGTATTTTCAAGCTCCCGGAATACGCATAAAAGGGCGCTCGCACTTGGCGGGGACAATGTAATCTAACGCATGTGATAGTGCACACCACACTCTCGATAATGCGATACGCGTTGTTCAAAGCCATACTCCCTCGATATGAATGCTTTATATTACTTTCATAAAAAAACACCACCTCTCATAAAACTGTTTTTTATTGCCAATTTCCTGAAATTCCTTTATGAGTTAAAAGGTGTTTTGGTCGCATACGCAACGACCAAGAGGGAACTGAAAATCCTAAAACCCTAGCGTAAAAATAAACCCACTTTGTGGGTATCCCGGAATTCCGGGAGATTTTGCTATGTCCAGGTGCTTGTCCGCACTAAAAGCAAGATGCTGACTAGGGTTCAGTGTTTTCAGACTCCCGGAATACTTATGCGAGGGCGCTCGCAACCGGCGGGAGGGTGAAATGCAATCTCAAAATCTTAATATTGATCTTTTGGTCGGCAAAAAAATTCGCTTAAGACGACAAATGCTAAAAATGTCTCAAACAACTTTAGGGCACGCTTTAGGTGTAAGCTTTCAACAAATTCAAAAATACGAAAAAGGCTTAAATCGTGTCAGCGCAGGGCGGTTAATGCAAATTTCCGATATTTTGAATGTTCCGATTTCCTTTTTTTATGCGGATATCATCACAAAACAACAGCCTCCACACCATCACGATGAAGTCATCTCCAGCACAGAGGAATACCTGTTGCTCAAAAGGTTTAGAACGCTTACCTCGATAAAACAAAGAGCCATTCTACATCTTATCATGGATGAGAATGCAAGCTAATACCACGCACGAGCGCACCACATTCTCTATAAAGCGATACGCGCTGTTCAAAGCCATACTCCCTCGATATGAATGCTTTATATTTCTTTCATAAAAAAGCACACCGCTTCTTATTCAAAAAACTGTTTTTTATTGCCAATTTCCTGAAATTCCTTTATGAGTTAAAAGGTGTTTTGGTCGCATACGCAACGACCAATAGGGATTCAAAAACCCGAAACCTCGTACATTAATTTGTCCCACTCTGTGGGTATCCCGGAATTCCGGGAGTTTTTGCTATGTCCAGGTGCTGTCCCAGCACTAAAAGCAAAAAAGCTGATTCGAGGTCAGTATTTTTGACTCCCGGAATACTCGTGCGAGGGCGCTCGCAACCGGCGGGAGGGTAAAATGCAATCTCAAAATCTTAATATTGATCTTTTGGTCGGCAAAAAAATTCGCTTAAGACGACAAATGCTAAAAATGTCTCAAACAACTTTAGGGCACGCTTTAGGTGTAAGCTTTCAACAAATTCAAAAATACGAAAAAGGCTTAAATCGTGTCAGCGCAGGGCGGTTAATGCAAATTTCCGATATTTTGAATGTTCCGATTTCCTTTTTTTATGCGGATATCATCACAAAACAACAGCCTCCACACCATCACGATGAAGTCATCTCCAGCACAGAGGAATACCTGTTGCTCAAAAGGTTTAGAACGCTTACCTCGATAAACAAAGAGCCATTCTACAGCTTATCATGGATGAGAATGCAAGCTAACACCACGCACGAGCGCACCACATTCTCTATAAAGCGATACGCGCTGTTCAAAGCCATACTCCCTCGATATGAATGCTTTATATTTCTTTCATAAAAAAGCACACCGCTTCTTATTCAAAAAACTGTTTTTTATTGCCAATTTCCTGAAATTCCTTTATGAGTTAAAGGGTGTTTTGGTCGCATACGCAACGACCAATAGGGCTCTAAAACCCGAAAACTCGTACATTAATTTGTCCCACTTTGTGGGTATCCCGGAATTCCGGGAGATTTTGCTATGTCCAGGTGCTGTCCCAGCGCTAAAAGCAAAATGCTGATTCGAGTTCAGTGTTTTAGACTCCCGGAATACTTATGCGAGGGCGCTCGCAACCGGCGGGAGGGTGAAATGCAATCTCAAAATCTTAATATTGATCTTTTGGTCGGCAAAAAAATTCGCTTAAGACGACAAATGCTAAAAATGTCTCAAACAACTTTAGGGCACGCTTTAGGTGTAAGCTTTCAACAAATTCAAAAATACGAAAAAGGCTTAAATCGTGTCAGCGCAGGGCGGTTAATGCAAATTTCCGATATTTTGAATGTTCCGATTTCCTTTTTTTATGCGGATATCATCACAAAACAACAGCCTCCACACCATCACGATGAAGTCATCTCCAGCACAGAGGAATACCTGTTGCTCAAAAGGTTTAGAACGCTTACCTCGATAAAACAAAGAGCCATTCTACATCTTATCATGGATGAGAATGCAAGCTAATACCACGCACGAGCGCACCACATTCTCTATAAAGCGATACGCGCTGTTCAAAGCCATACTCCCTCGATATGAATGCTTTATATTTCTTTCATAAAAAAGCACACCGCTTCTTATTCAAAAAGCTATTTTTTATTGTCAATTTCCTGAAATTCCTTTATGAGTTAAAAGGTGTTTTGGTCGCATACGCAACGACCAAGAGGGTCTTGAAAGCCCGAAAATCTAAGCATGAATTTACCCCACTCTGTGGGTATCCCGGAATTCCGGGAGTTTTTGCTATGTCCAGGTGCGTCTTCGCACTAAAAGCAAAAAAAGCTGATTAGGTTTCAGTACTTTCAAGCTCCCGGAATACTTATGCGAGGGCGCTCGCAACCGGCGGGAGGGTAAAATGCAATCTCAAAATCTTAATATTGATCTTTTTGTTGGCAAAAAAATTCGCTTGAGACGACAAATGCTAAAAATGTCTCAAACAACTTTAGGGCATGCTCTAGGTGTAAGCTTTCAACAAATTCAAAAATACGAAAAAGGCTTAAATCGTGTCAGCGCGGGGCGGTTAATGCAAATTTCCGATATCCTCAATGTCTCGATTTCCTTTTTTTATGCGGATATCATCACAAAACAACAGCCTCCACACCATCACGATGAAGTTATTTCGAATACTGAAGAATACCTGTTGCTCAAAAGATTTAGAACGCTCACCTCGATAAAACAAAGAGCCATTCTACAGCTTATCATGGATGAGAATGCAAGCTAACACCACGCACGAGCGCACCACATTCTCTATAACGCGATACGCGCTATAAGGTGCTACACGCTCTGTTCTTAACAGACCTCATACACCTTTAAAGGACACAAAGCCCCTTCCCAATCCAATTTTTCAGCAATCAAGCTTCTCAGAACAAAACTCCGCTTTCCGTTTCATGGGGTTGATTTCACAAGATTATTCGGACAAGTTTCCCCACACAATATCCACGCGTCATTCTCATAAAAACGCCTCATAGATTTACAGAACTTCTCTCATCCGTCTCAATGAGATTTTACAACACCAACAGGATAAATTTCCCCCAAATCCTCAAAAATCTCAAAAATTTTTGTGCAAATTTTTAAAAAGCTTGCGTCTTGGCACTTTTTATGGTCTTGCAAAGAACTGAAAAGCAAGAATACATCAAGGTCCTTTTTGTCCTTAAGCTTTTCTCTGCAAAGCTCATAAGAAAACTTATGAGAGAACCCCATGAGAAAATTCATGGTAAGACAGATGAAAAGTACACAAAGACCATGAGGGAACCGCAAAACGAATAAAAGGTTTTGAATCTAAAAACAACAAAAGAGTTCACTGTTAAGGCAGCAAAGAAAAGCGCCATAGGGACAAAGTAAGAGAACTCTTTTTGCAAGAAGAGAATTGGATAGAAACGATGAAAATTAATGGCAATGAAATTCGCCCCGGGAATGTGATAGAGCATCAAGGAAGCTTGTGGGTTGCTGTCAAATGTAATGCCGTTAAACCTGGAAAAGGTGGTGCATTTAATCAGGTTGAACTAAAAAATTTACTGGATGGTACAAAACTCAATGAACGCTTTCGTGCCGCTGAAACGGTTGAAAGGGTCCGCCTTGAACAAAAAGATTTTACCTTTCTTTATCAACAAGGGGATGCTTTGGTTTTTATGGATTCAGAGTCGTATGAACAGCTTGAACTCCAAAAAGACTTTGTTGGTGAACGTGCTGCTTTCTTGCAAGATGGGATGACTGTCACAGTTGAACTTTATCAAGAAAAGCCTATCGGCATCTCCCTACCTGATCAAGTTGCTGTCACGATTGTCGAAGCCGATCCGGCTCTTAAAGGACAAACGGTGACCTCCTCTTATAAACCCGCCATTCTTGAAAACGGGATTCGTATTCTTGTGCCCCCTTTTATGAATGCCGGTGAGCGTATCATTGTCGACACCAACGAGTTGATTTATTTGCGTCGTGCAAATGAAAAAGATAAATAAAGGAATAAAAAATGGCCCATTCTGCAATCATGAATGTCATGGTGCAAGCTGCCATGAAAGCAGGACGCTCGTTGGTGCGTGATTACGGTGAAGTGCAAAATTTGCAAGTGTCCTTAAAAGGACCAGCCGATTACGTCAGCCAAGCCGATCGCAAAGCGGAAAAAATTATTTTCAACGAATTAAGCAAAGCACGCCCCAAATTTGGTTTTCTGATGGAAGAATCTGAGGAAATCGTTGGAGAAGATTCACAACATCGTTTTATTGTTGACCCTTTAGATGGCACCACAAATTTTCTCCATGGCATTCCTTTTTTTGCTGTTTCCATTGCTTTAGAAAGCCAAGGCAAAATCGTTGCAGCTGTCATTTACAACCCCGTGAATGATGAGCTCTTTACCGCAGAACGCGGCAGTGGTGCTTTTTTCAACGACCGGCGCTGTCGCGTTTCCGCACGGAAAAGATTAGAAGATTGTGTCATTGCCACCGGCATGCCTCATTTTGGACGCCCAGGTCATGGAACCTACCTTATTGAATTACGCAATATGATGATGGAAGTTGCTGGACTTCGCCGTTTTGGTGCTGCGGCGCTTGATTTAGCCTATGTTGCTGCTGGAAGAACTGATGGCTATTGGGAAGACAACCTGCAAATTTGGGATATGGCTGCTGGAATATTGATGGTTCGCGAAGCCGGTGGTTTTGTCACCGATAAAGAAGGGGGGGATGATATCTTCCGCAAAAAGAACATCATCGCTGGCAACGAACACATTCGCACCAAGTTAGAAAAAGTTCTCAAAAAAGGCATTTAGCTCTCAAAAAAAATCTTAAAACCACCAGATTACGTCAACCAAACCGATCACAAAGTAGAAAAAATTATTTTCAATTAACTAAGCAAAGTGCGCCCTAAATTTGGTTTTCTGATGGAAGAGTCTGAGGAAATCGTTGGAGAAGATTCGCAACATCGTTTTATTGTTGACCCTTTAGATGGCACCACAAATTTTCTCCATGGCATTCCTTTTTTTGCTGTTTCCATTGCTTTAGAAAGCCAAAGCAAAATCGTTGCAGCTGTCATTTACAACCCCGTAAATGATGAACTTTTTACCGCAGAACGGGGCAGTGGTGCTTTTTTCAACGACCGGCGCTGTCGCGTGTCCGCACGGAAAAGATTAGAAGATTTGTGTCATTGCCACCGGCATGCCTCATTTTGGACGCCCAGGTCATGGAACCTACCTTATTGAATTACGCAATATGATGATGGAAGTTGCTGGACTTCGCCGTTTTGGTGCTGCGGCGCTTGATTTAGCCTATGTTGCTGCTGGAAGAACTGATGGCTATTGGGAAGACAACCTGCAAATTTGCAATAGAACGCCCCGCATACAAATAGTTCACAAAACCATCACCAACGATCAAGCCCCTATAAACCCCTAAAGATACAATGACAGCCTAGCCAATATTATTGACACTGTTGTTCCCCTCAATTCCCCTACAAACAAACCAGAAAACAAAAAGCACCACCACAACAAAACGCTCTCAAAAACAATAAATATACCTGCTGCAAAAACCCGCCCCTACTCTTCTTAAGAAATCACCCTTACGCTGCCGAAAAAAGATTGCCTCCAAAAACCTACCCTCTCCTCTCCCATAAGAACTGTCACATATGCCTCTCACTGCTTTTCACCCCTACATAGCAACAGAAACTTCAGCAAATCCATTACACTCCACCCTCCCCCTTCATTTAACCATTATTTTAGATAATCTATGTAATGCCCACGAGATTTATAGTAACAAAAATCCTTATTCTCAAAAACCGCAGCCTGCATTTTACTTGCAACCTGTTGTTGATCCTCTTTAATAACCTCTTCGAGTTTCTTTACCTTCTCATCACCGAAGATAATTTTTAATTTTTCTTGTGAATTTCCTATTTCGACAAGCATTTTCCAAAAGATCCATTGATTATCACATTTCTTATTTGACACCTTCATCCATTCTCTGGCTCCTAATTTGTAAGCTTTTTCAAATGTCGGAGTCTCTTTAGCAATACGTAACCCCTTTTTCTTTTCTTTATCTCTCTCTTTACAAGTATCGATTTCATATCTAACCGTAGAGTAACGACAATTTTCATCAAAGGCCATATATCCTTCTTTCACCGTATCAATAAGCTGCTTATAGTAAATAAAAGTCTCTCTCGCCTTCTTATAATCACTGGAAATATCATATAATAATGACAGAAGTTCTCTTTTATAAATGCATAGTAATTCAGAATCCCCCGGCATATTATAATACCAGCACGGCAGGATCTCTTCTAGCGTTTCATATTCCGTATATTTGGGTAGGTCTTTATAATAGATTTCCATAGATGCTAGCTCTTCATAGCACCCTGAAGCTTTATCTTTTTGTTGCTGTTCATATTCAGCTTTAAGCATATCATCAACCACATATAAACACCAATGAAGCAACAACGTCGTAGGCTTATATCGCTTTTTTCTCGTAAAAGGATCCACAAACTCTCGTAATTTGATACCATTCTGTCTCATTAACCTTACAACTTTACGATAAATTTTCTTAAAAATTGGGCACATCATTAATTCATTTATTCTTTCAGTGTGCTCAGCAGTGAGTTCTTTTGTCAGCGCTTCACCATACAAAAACCACGCTTCTCCATACCCTTGCATACAAATATCTTTTATCATCAAAGGCCATTGTCCTTTAGATTCAGAAAAGTCTCCAGGACTTTTTATCTCCAGTATACTCCTCTCCCAATATCTTACTTCTTCATCCCATTGTTTAATCCATTCTTGTGGTATTTTTCGTGTTTTTTGAAAAAGCCTTTGCTCCCATTGTGCAATAATATTTCGATATATCGCGCACTCTCGATCTTTCAGCTGCAGAAATTGCTCACATTGCTCAAGTTGTTCACTTAATTGCTTTTTTTGATGATTTGCTAACCAAAGATTATAAATTATAATTCCTGCTATGATTATTCCTACTATAACTATGAAAGTATCGTAATCACCCATCCTCGCTCCTTTTTCTCCTCACCGACATTTCACACAGCTCTCTTATCGACTCCTCGATATTGTATCAATATGTATATAACGGATTCAAAGTTTTCTATATATTCTGCGTTAACAAAAATAGCATACAAAATATAGATAATAATATTGATAAATACAAACAATTCGTATTTTAATTATACTATTCTTGTGCTTTATACGCTTTAAAGAAAAGCTTTATAACTCTTAAAATGAACTTCCCCGATAGAGTGGTTCAAAGTACTCAAAAGCCTAACACAGCAAAACATGGCTGCGTGCTCTCTTAGCTCTGTTTTGCAAAATCGATAAAAAGCATTTCTCAACCCATTTATCGGCTCTTTTTCCATAAGCCGGCACCATCACACATTTTGCCACCCTCCAATGTTGCTACAACCCTTAAAACTTGAGAGGATTCATAAGAAGCATTGTTCTTTCTCAAGTGTTTTACGCCATACAAACTTCCCTACTTTTTACATGCAAGAGACATGATTTTAATTGATTCACCATCATAGGTTTAAAATAAGAAAATCCTATGATTTTAGAAGCTCTCATCCAACG from Bartonella tribocorum CIP 105476 encodes:
- a CDS encoding inositol monophosphatase family protein; the encoded protein is MAHSAIMNVMVQAAMKAGRSLVRDYGEVQNLQVSLKGPADYVSQADRKAEKIIFNELSKARPKFGFLMEESEEIVGEDSQHRFIVDPLDGTTNFLHGIPFFAVSIALESQGKIVAAVIYNPVNDELFTAERGSGAFFNDRRCRVSARKRLEDCVIATGMPHFGRPGHGTYLIELRNMMMEVAGLRRFGAAALDLAYVAAGRTDGYWEDNLQIWDMAAGILMVREAGGFVTDKEGGDDIFRKKNIIAGNEHIRTKLEKVLKKGI
- a CDS encoding tetratricopeptide repeat protein encodes the protein MIKRSVQLLILGMIGLASSVLNSAGNTDELSDFEHSFNTIQESSTPEEPFQPLKAGDYDQAYDYYIQGYYLKAFREALRRAEKNDPFAQTLLARIYMEGCAVPVDGARAALWFERAAKQGEPQAQLRYGLMLFDGNFVKQNQELGEQFIRKSVNAGVKEAYFYYGQLLLYKASQEKQTLPGVSSQSRENEAIEQALKWHLKGAALGDAEAAFAAAKILSLGTLNRPKDERNARKLLEVAAQNNHLKAQLHLAQWLIQGRGGEKDFDRAFHLLLHNATHMVAPAQISLARLYRDGIGTKGDTIMAAAWYLLAKEAKMQAPDLEIMLQGMDNTQREKAQKEAIKLLPVF
- a CDS encoding helix-turn-helix domain-containing protein, giving the protein MQSQNLNIDLLVGKKIRLRRQMLKMSQTTLGHALGVSFQQIQKYEKGLNRVSAGRLMQISDILNVPISFFYADIITKQQPPHHHDEVISSTEEYLLLKRFRTLTSINKEPFYSLSWMRMQANTTHERTTFSIKRYALFKAILPRYECFIFLS
- a CDS encoding helix-turn-helix domain-containing protein yields the protein MQSQNLNIDLLVGKKIRLRRQMLKMSQTTLGHALGVSFQQIQKYEKGLNRVSAGRLMQISDILNVPISFFYADIITKQQPPHHHDEVISSTEEYLLLKRFRTLTSIKQRAILHLIMDENAS
- a CDS encoding helix-turn-helix domain-containing protein, with amino-acid sequence MQSQNLNIDLLVGKRIRLRRKRLKMSQTTLGNALGISFQQVQKYEKGLNRVSAGRLMEISDILNVPISFFYADIITKQHALSSHDEIISNTEEYLLLKRFRTLTTVKRKAFLQLIMDEHAS
- a CDS encoding helix-turn-helix domain-containing protein codes for the protein MQSQNLNIDLFVGKKIRLRRQMLKMSQTTLGHALGVSFQQIQKYEKGLNRVSAGRLMQISDILNVSISFFYADIITKQQPPHHHDEVISNTEEYLLLKRFRTLTSIKQRAILQLIMDENAS
- the efp gene encoding elongation factor P, which codes for MKINGNEIRPGNVIEHQGSLWVAVKCNAVKPGKGGAFNQVELKNLLDGTKLNERFRAAETVERVRLEQKDFTFLYQQGDALVFMDSESYEQLELQKDFVGERAAFLQDGMTVTVELYQEKPIGISLPDQVAVTIVEADPALKGQTVTSSYKPAILENGIRILVPPFMNAGERIIVDTNELIYLRRANEKDK